A genome region from Artemia franciscana unplaced genomic scaffold, ASM3288406v1 Scaffold_5604, whole genome shotgun sequence includes the following:
- the LOC136043397 gene encoding uncharacterized protein LOC136043397, which translates to MHHGLTKKEAGQLAYEYAQAKGKNMPKNWTENKCAGKDWMNSIMSRFGLSLRSSEATSLARATSFNRTNVSEFFNILEELLIKHKYPPNRIYNLDETGVTTVQKTPKVVAEKGSKQVGRITSAERGTLVTVVGCINAAGQSIAPFFVFPRVNWLQSFLNGTPPGSTGKCQPSGWMTAEIFRDMIRHLISQTSCSPTNRLLLIMDNHDSHVSLSVVNLYRENGIDVLTLPPHCSYKLQPLDVAVYGPFKRYYNEAANSWMISNPNRRITIYEIGIFVGIAFPRAFVMENVLSGFQKQEYTLSIGTFSKITTFSAPL; encoded by the coding sequence ATGCATCATGGACTTACGAAAAAGGAAGCAGGTCAGCTTGCATATGAATATGCCCAGGCCAAAGGGAAGAATATGCCGAAGAACTGGACTGAAAATAAGTGTGCAGGAAAAGACTGGATGAATAGCATTATGAGTCGTTTTGGGCTTTCCCTAAGGTCCTCCGAAGCGACAAGCCTTGCCAGAGCCACCAGCTTCAACAGGACGAATGTCAGCGAATTCTTCAATATTTTAGAAGAGCTGCTTATAAAGCACAAGTATCCGCCGAACAGAATATATAATCTTGACGAGACTGGAGTAACCACCGTTCAGAAGACACCAAAGGTGGTTGCAGAAAAGGGATCAAAGCAAGTTGGACGTATTACTTCAGCTGAGCGAGGGACGCTGGTAACAGTCGTAGGGTGTATCAACGCAGCTGGCCAGTCGATAGCccctttctttgtctttccacGAGTGAACTGGCTTCAAAGTTTTCTCAATGGCACGCCCCCTGGAAGCACAGGAAAATGCCAGCCGTCTGGATGGATGACAGCCGAAATCTTCCGGGATATGATACGCCATCTAATCTCCCAAACCAGCTGCTCGCCCACAAATCGACTTCTGCTGATTATGGATAACCATGATTCGCACGTCTCATTGAGCGTGGTTAATCTTTACAGAGAAAACGGCATTGACGTCTTAACGCTTCCGCCACATTGCAGTTACAAGCTGCAGCCTCTTGATGTTGCTGTATATGGGCCATTCAAGCGATACTACAATGAAGCAGCTAACTCGTGGATGATTTCGAACCCAAACAGGAGGATTACCATTTATGAAATCGGAATATTCGTTGGAATCGCTTTTCCAAgagctttcgtcatggaaaacgTACTAAGCGGGTTCCAAAAACAGGAATATACCCTTTCAATAGGAACGTTTTCTAAGATCACGACTTTCTCAGCGCCTTTGTGA